In one Brassica oleracea var. oleracea cultivar TO1000 chromosome C9, BOL, whole genome shotgun sequence genomic region, the following are encoded:
- the LOC106317372 gene encoding uncharacterized protein LOC106317372 — MSRHNAPQPPRDLTKQHSWSHDVNRNEAWLRKKKKRSVDLIPRSKSVTNDDLEELRGCIELGFGFEPDSPDLDQRLTDTIPALDLYCAVHRQYCNHLSRTSSFASETDSCSSSTTTVLDKGDDRKTMKQKLKQWAQVVAFSVRQARKPS; from the exons ATGTCACGCCACAACGCACCACAGCCACCGAGGGATCTTACCAAGCAGCACTCATGGTCGCATGATGTGAACCGCAACGAGGCTTGGCTGCGGAAGAAAAAGAAACGATCAGTGGATCTCATTCCTCGAAGCAAGAGCGTCACGAACGACGATCTCGAGGAACTTAGAGGTTGCATCGAGCTTGGGTTTGGGTTTGAGCCAGATTCTCCTGACTTGGATCAAAGGCTCACGGATACAATCCCGGCTCTAGATTTGTACTGTGCTGTTCATAGACAATATTGTAACCATTTGTCCCGGACTTCGTCGTTCGCATCGGAAACTGACAGCTGCAGCTCTAGCACCACAACGGTTCTCGATAAAG GTGATGATCGAAAGACAATGAAGCAGAAGCTGAAGCAATGGGCTCAGGTGGTCGCTTTTTCAGTGCGGCAAGCCAGGAAACCCAGTTGA